A single window of Zea mays cultivar B73 chromosome 10, Zm-B73-REFERENCE-NAM-5.0, whole genome shotgun sequence DNA harbors:
- the LOC100276102 gene encoding uncharacterized protein isoform X1 produces the protein MNRSDSLWQGPPITSMDRTANNAVLDIESLPQPPDKCCSGSPKMIRALSRKGSNRMERRGGGGGEQEQEDLAKKLVIKVVPSQLEQQPLGQNKALVAPHCTPVLVDSGEGRSKRFISRFTSINPRKILLLFATLSSVGTTILIYFTLAINSKAEA, from the exons ATGAATCGATCCGATTCTCTGTGGCAGGGCCCCCCGATCACGAGCATGGACAGAACTGCCAATAATGCGGTATTGGATATCGAGAGCCTTCCTCAACCGCCTGATAAATGCTGCTCTGGGAGTCCGAAGATGATC AGGGCCTTGTCGCGTAAGGGTTCGAACCGGATGGagaggaggggcggcggcggcggcgagcaggAGCAAGAGGATTTGGCGAAAAAACTTGTCATCAAAG TTGTGCCGTCTCAACTGGAGCAGCAGCCCCTGGGTCAGAACAAGGCGCTGGTCGCTCCACATTGCACACCTGTTCTTGTTGATTCTGGGGAAGGGAGGAGCAAAAGATTCATTAGCCGGTTCACGTCCATCAACCCTCGGAAGATTCTCCTCTTGTTCGCAACGCT GTCGAGCGTGGGGACAACGATACTGATCTACTTCACGCTGGCGATCAACAGCAAAGCGGAGGCCTAG
- the LOC100276102 gene encoding uncharacterized protein isoform X2: MDRTANNAVLDIESLPQPPDKCCSGSPKMIRALSRKGSNRMERRGGGGGEQEQEDLAKKLVIKVVPSQLEQQPLGQNKALVAPHCTPVLVDSGEGRSKRFISRFTSINPRKILLLFATLSSVGTTILIYFTLAINSKAEA, from the exons ATGGACAGAACTGCCAATAATGCGGTATTGGATATCGAGAGCCTTCCTCAACCGCCTGATAAATGCTGCTCTGGGAGTCCGAAGATGATC AGGGCCTTGTCGCGTAAGGGTTCGAACCGGATGGagaggaggggcggcggcggcggcgagcaggAGCAAGAGGATTTGGCGAAAAAACTTGTCATCAAAG TTGTGCCGTCTCAACTGGAGCAGCAGCCCCTGGGTCAGAACAAGGCGCTGGTCGCTCCACATTGCACACCTGTTCTTGTTGATTCTGGGGAAGGGAGGAGCAAAAGATTCATTAGCCGGTTCACGTCCATCAACCCTCGGAAGATTCTCCTCTTGTTCGCAACGCT GTCGAGCGTGGGGACAACGATACTGATCTACTTCACGCTGGCGATCAACAGCAAAGCGGAGGCCTAG